A section of the Clostridiales bacterium genome encodes:
- the pta gene encoding phosphate acetyltransferase, which produces MSILLEEIRGKAKAADKKIILAEGEEPRTIEAAKKIAKEKITRVALVGNSRSIQSIGGNLEGIEIIDPATDKNRERYIDILYQARKSKGLTYEQAQELALDPLYYSVLAVKADDADGMVAGAVHSTSDTLRPALQIIKAAPGIRTVSSFFLMIIEGSKYGYNGAFLFADCGLNPNPDADQLAEIAVTSAQSAHILTGMDPHVAMLSFSTKGSAKHELVDKVILATQKAKELNPNLKIDGELQGDAALVESVAKLKCPDSEVAGKANVLIFPDLNAGNIAYKLVQRLANAVAIGPICQGFNKPVNDLSRGCTAEDIVDAVAITAVQATV; this is translated from the coding sequence ATGTCTATACTGTTAGAGGAAATTCGCGGCAAAGCTAAAGCCGCGGACAAAAAAATTATTTTAGCCGAAGGCGAAGAGCCGCGAACAATAGAGGCAGCCAAAAAAATAGCAAAAGAAAAAATCACGCGAGTCGCTTTGGTGGGCAATTCCCGATCAATCCAATCAATAGGCGGCAACTTGGAAGGAATAGAAATAATAGATCCAGCTACCGATAAAAACCGTGAAAGATATATAGATATATTGTATCAGGCGAGAAAATCCAAAGGACTTACTTACGAACAAGCCCAAGAGCTAGCCCTAGACCCGCTTTATTATTCCGTTTTGGCGGTAAAGGCGGACGACGCCGACGGAATGGTCGCGGGCGCGGTTCATTCCACAAGCGACACTTTAAGACCCGCGCTACAAATTATAAAAGCAGCCCCCGGCATTAGGACGGTTTCAAGTTTTTTTCTAATGATAATAGAAGGCAGCAAATACGGCTATAACGGGGCTTTTTTATTTGCCGATTGCGGTCTTAACCCCAATCCCGATGCCGACCAATTGGCCGAAATAGCCGTAACAAGCGCCCAAAGCGCGCATATCCTTACGGGGATGGATCCGCATGTGGCGATGCTTTCTTTTTCCACCAAGGGTAGCGCCAAGCACGAGCTTGTGGATAAAGTGATATTGGCTACCCAAAAAGCTAAAGAGTTAAACCCCAATCTAAAAATAGACGGCGAATTGCAGGGAGACGCCGCGCTTGTGGAAAGCGTGGCCAAGCTAAAATGCCCCGACAGCGAAGTGGCGGGCAAAGCCAATGTGCTTATTTTCCCCGATCTTAACGCGGGCAATATCGCCTATAAGCTTGTCCAAAGGCTTGCTAACGCGGTTGCGATAGGGCCTATTTGCCAAGGATTTAACAAGCCTGTTAACGACTTATCCCGAGGCTGCACGGCGGAAGACATAGTTGACGCTGTGGCGATAACCGCCGTTCAGGCGACTGTTTAA
- a CDS encoding nucleotidyltransferase yields MKLAAIICEYNPMHNGHIEHIRYTKEATKCDGLVCVMSGNFVQRGEPSILDKYSRTMAALRYGADMVVELPTVFAVAGADIFADGAVKVINQIQNIRWLSFGSESGNIDELVNAAQVLKTESPKFKKAIKDCLNMGLSYPKALSTAVKKIYGQEIEKLASSPNNILGIEYIKALIRHKSDIQPITLKRIGSNYNDTDLKGEFDSASAIRLAVKNSSWDKITSAPQDLIKLYKENYYDFDKMTRSLSDICLFNIMNSSLKDLKNFYDFNEGIENRIKSKIQTSHTLDDVAAAVKTKRYTLARLKRMLLYPTLKITKELMSASKKCPPYLNVLGIKKEKKILLNFLAKNYITRKKDVQKIDGQDTLNMLNVNILADDLYCQISRRKKGMFFGHGMIIY; encoded by the coding sequence ATGAAATTAGCGGCGATTATTTGCGAATATAACCCTATGCACAACGGGCATATAGAACATATCCGTTACACCAAAGAAGCCACAAAGTGCGACGGGCTTGTCTGCGTTATGAGCGGCAATTTTGTTCAAAGGGGCGAGCCTTCAATTTTGGACAAATACTCGCGGACTATGGCGGCTTTGAGATACGGCGCGGATATGGTTGTGGAATTGCCCACTGTTTTCGCGGTAGCGGGCGCGGATATTTTTGCCGACGGCGCCGTAAAAGTGATTAACCAAATACAAAATATCCGTTGGCTAAGTTTTGGAAGCGAAAGCGGAAATATTGACGAGCTTGTTAACGCGGCCCAAGTTTTGAAGACCGAAAGTCCCAAGTTCAAAAAAGCCATAAAAGACTGTTTGAATATGGGTTTAAGTTACCCAAAGGCTCTTTCTACGGCTGTTAAAAAAATATACGGGCAAGAAATTGAAAAGCTCGCAAGCTCGCCTAATAATATTTTGGGAATAGAATATATAAAAGCTTTAATCAGGCATAAAAGCGATATACAGCCTATCACCCTAAAGCGCATCGGAAGCAATTATAATGACACGGACCTTAAGGGCGAGTTTGATTCAGCTTCGGCTATCAGGCTTGCCGTCAAAAACTCTTCTTGGGACAAGATAACCTCCGCGCCCCAAGACTTAATCAAGCTGTATAAAGAAAACTATTATGATTTTGACAAGATGACGCGGTCTTTATCCGATATATGCCTATTTAACATAATGAACAGCTCTTTAAAAGACTTAAAAAACTTTTATGACTTTAACGAAGGCATAGAAAACCGAATTAAAAGCAAAATCCAAACCAGTCACACTTTGGACGATGTCGCCGCCGCAGTAAAGACCAAAAGATACACTCTTGCTAGGCTCAAAAGGATGCTTCTTTATCCCACGCTAAAAATAACCAAAGAATTAATGAGCGCAAGCAAGAAATGCCCGCCTTACCTTAATGTTTTGGGCATTAAAAAAGAAAAGAAAATTTTGCTCAACTTTTTGGCCAAAAATTATATAACGCGCAAAAAAGATGTCCAAAAGATTGACGGCCAAGACACTCTTAATATGCTGAATGTCAATATTTTGGCCGACGACTTATACTGCCAAATCAGCCGAAGAAAAAAAGGCATGTTTTTTGGGCATGGAATGATAATATATTGA
- the thrS gene encoding threonine--tRNA ligase, translated as MELEVLRHSASHLLAHAVKRLYPDAKLGIGPATNTGFYYDFDFSEPVTMADLEKIEQEMAKISKENLKIERFELSKQEAIALMQEQGQIYKIELINELPEGEAISFYRQGDFVDLCRGPHVNYTAKIKHFKLLSVTGAYWRGSEKNKMLTRIYGAAFATKDELLAHLQALEEAKKRDHNKLGRELGIFMTEENIGQGLPLLMPKGAKIMQKLIRWVEDEEEKRGYLFTRTPFMAKSNLYKISGHWDHYREGMFILGEEGVDDGLKALRPMTCPFQFMIYKNGIKSYRDLPLRYAETSALFRNESSGEMHGLIRVRQFTLSDGHIICAPEQVKDEFKNALELSYYLMDTLGLREDITFRFSKWDPNNSEKYINDPQKWETTQKLMKEILDDLGIDYVEAEGEAAFYGPKLDFQIKNVYGKEDTIITIQIDFALAERFGMEYTDADGQKKHPIILHRSSIGCYERTLALLIEKYAGAFPIWLAPVQVVVMSLTDRAIDEAEKVYNELKNHGILAQKDTRAEKIGYKIREAQINKIPYMLIIGDKEKEQGVVSVRSRKDGDLGAFKLNDFIKKIKHEIDTKAR; from the coding sequence ATGGAATTAGAGGTTTTAAGGCATAGCGCGTCGCACCTATTGGCGCACGCGGTCAAGCGTCTTTATCCCGATGCGAAATTGGGGATAGGACCGGCGACCAATACGGGTTTTTATTATGACTTTGATTTTTCCGAGCCTGTTACGATGGCGGATTTAGAAAAAATAGAACAGGAAATGGCCAAAATTTCCAAAGAAAATCTAAAGATAGAAAGGTTTGAGCTATCCAAACAAGAGGCTATCGCCTTAATGCAAGAACAAGGCCAAATCTACAAAATAGAGCTTATCAACGAATTGCCCGAAGGCGAGGCCATTTCTTTTTATAGGCAAGGGGATTTTGTTGACCTTTGCCGCGGGCCCCATGTCAATTACACGGCAAAAATCAAGCATTTCAAACTTCTGTCGGTAACGGGCGCGTATTGGCGGGGCAGCGAAAAAAACAAGATGCTGACCCGCATATACGGCGCGGCTTTTGCGACCAAAGACGAATTATTGGCGCATTTGCAAGCTTTGGAAGAAGCCAAAAAACGCGACCACAATAAGCTTGGCAGGGAGCTTGGCATATTTATGACCGAAGAAAACATAGGGCAAGGCTTGCCCCTGTTGATGCCCAAGGGCGCCAAGATTATGCAAAAACTCATAAGGTGGGTGGAAGACGAAGAAGAAAAAAGGGGTTATTTGTTCACCCGCACTCCCTTTATGGCCAAGAGCAATCTTTACAAAATAAGCGGGCATTGGGACCATTACCGCGAGGGAATGTTTATTTTGGGCGAAGAAGGCGTTGACGACGGGCTAAAAGCGCTAAGACCGATGACTTGTCCGTTCCAGTTTATGATATACAAAAACGGAATCAAAAGTTATAGGGATTTGCCCTTAAGATATGCCGAGACTTCCGCGCTATTTAGGAACGAAAGCAGCGGCGAAATGCACGGGCTTATAAGGGTGCGTCAATTCACCTTGAGCGACGGCCATATCATTTGCGCGCCCGAGCAAGTAAAAGACGAATTCAAAAACGCGTTGGAATTGTCCTATTATTTGATGGACACTTTGGGCCTTAGGGAAGATATAACATTTAGGTTTTCCAAATGGGACCCCAATAACAGCGAAAAATACATCAACGACCCTCAAAAATGGGAAACCACCCAAAAGCTAATGAAAGAGATACTGGACGATTTGGGCATTGACTATGTGGAAGCCGAGGGCGAGGCGGCTTTTTACGGACCGAAACTGGACTTCCAAATAAAAAACGTCTATGGAAAAGAAGACACAATCATAACCATCCAAATAGATTTCGCCTTGGCGGAAAGGTTCGGTATGGAATATACCGATGCCGACGGGCAAAAAAAGCATCCTATAATTTTGCACCGAAGCTCAATAGGCTGTTACGAAAGAACTTTGGCGCTGCTGATAGAAAAATACGCGGGCGCGTTCCCGATCTGGCTTGCCCCCGTTCAGGTAGTCGTGATGTCGCTTACTGACCGCGCTATTGACGAAGCCGAGAAAGTGTATAACGAGCTCAAAAATCATGGCATCTTAGCGCAAAAAGACACAAGAGCCGAAAAAATCGGCTATAAAATCAGGGAAGCCCAAATCAACAAAATACCTTATATGCTGATTATAGGCGACAAAGAAAAAGAACAAGGGGTAGTGAGCGTCCGAAGCCGAAAAGACGGCGACTTGGGCGCGTTTAAGCTAAATGATTTTATCAAAAAAATCAAGCACGAAATAGATACCAAAGCAAGATAA
- a CDS encoding alpha-N-arabinofuranosidase: MKKAKIFADKNMQIGKVESKMFGSFIEHLGRAVYEGIYEPDHPAADENGFRKDVIALINELGVPIVRYPGGNFVSGYNWQDGIGKKENRPARLDYAWRSIETNQFGTDEFMKWCKEANVEPMMAVNMGTGTPQDAGYLVEYCNHPSGTYYSELRKANGSEKPYDVKYWCLGNEMDGPWQICHLDAINYSKKALETAKIIRWIDNRVKLIACGSSSIDLPSYPDWDRIVLENLYDHVDYLSIHQYYWNEGRDEDFYASYKRMDDFIKTAIATCDFVKAKKRSNKTIYLSFDEWNVWYLKDVKLENWAYAPHILEDRYTLQDAIVFGGLMNTLLNNCHRIKIACLAQLVNVIAPIFTQKGGAAIRQTTFYPFKYASQYGQGQALMTISECDEFDSKFGKVKELSQSIIYDQKTDSLAVFVCNYSQDAIEAEIELRSFGDLEIIEHIVLDGADLKAINDFENPSRVTPKNVDTGIVKDAKAYINLSPLSWNMIRVKIK; encoded by the coding sequence ATGAAAAAAGCGAAAATTTTTGCCGATAAAAACATGCAAATCGGCAAGGTAGAATCAAAAATGTTTGGCTCTTTTATTGAGCATTTGGGAAGAGCGGTATATGAAGGCATTTATGAGCCAGACCATCCCGCCGCCGATGAAAACGGATTCAGAAAGGATGTAATTGCTCTTATAAATGAGTTAGGCGTGCCTATTGTAAGGTATCCTGGAGGCAATTTTGTTAGCGGTTATAATTGGCAAGACGGCATCGGAAAAAAGGAAAACAGGCCTGCGCGCCTTGATTACGCATGGCGCTCAATAGAAACCAACCAATTCGGCACGGACGAGTTTATGAAATGGTGCAAAGAGGCTAATGTAGAACCCATGATGGCCGTTAATATGGGCACGGGCACGCCTCAAGACGCGGGCTACTTAGTGGAGTATTGCAACCACCCTTCAGGCACATATTACAGCGAGCTTAGAAAAGCCAATGGCAGCGAAAAACCTTACGATGTCAAATATTGGTGCTTGGGGAACGAAATGGACGGACCTTGGCAGATATGCCATTTGGACGCGATAAATTATTCAAAAAAAGCTTTGGAAACGGCCAAAATAATAAGATGGATTGACAACCGCGTAAAACTCATAGCGTGCGGCAGCTCAAGCATAGATCTTCCTAGCTATCCCGATTGGGACAGAATTGTTTTGGAAAACCTTTACGACCATGTGGATTATTTGTCTATCCATCAATATTATTGGAATGAAGGCCGCGACGAAGATTTTTACGCGAGTTATAAGCGCATGGACGATTTTATAAAAACAGCCATCGCCACTTGCGATTTTGTCAAGGCAAAAAAACGCTCCAACAAGACTATTTACCTTAGCTTTGACGAATGGAATGTTTGGTATCTAAAGGATGTTAAGCTTGAGAACTGGGCTTATGCGCCCCATATCTTGGAAGACAGATACACATTGCAAGACGCCATAGTCTTTGGCGGGCTTATGAACACATTGCTCAATAACTGCCATCGCATAAAAATCGCGTGCTTGGCGCAATTGGTCAATGTCATCGCGCCTATATTCACCCAAAAAGGCGGGGCGGCAATCAGGCAGACCACTTTTTATCCTTTCAAATACGCAAGCCAATACGGCCAAGGCCAGGCCCTAATGACGATAAGCGAATGCGACGAATTTGATTCCAAATTTGGCAAAGTCAAAGAACTAAGCCAGTCCATAATATATGACCAAAAAACCGATTCCTTGGCGGTGTTTGTATGCAATTATAGCCAAGACGCGATAGAAGCCGAAATAGAATTGAGGTCGTTTGGGGATTTGGAAATAATAGAACATATTGTTTTAGACGGCGCGGACCTAAAAGCTATTAATGATTTTGAAAACCCGTCAAGAGTAACGCCCAAAAATGTTGATACGGGCATTGTAAAAGACGCAAAAGCTTACATAAACCTTTCTCCATTGTCTTGGAATATGATAAGGGTGAAAATAAAATAA
- a CDS encoding arabinan endo-1,5-alpha-L-arabinosidase, producing MKKILIFLLTISLLMLSILGLACAPQDTNENDDDWTEQTMTYPQDPKFVDFDKLLGKSYFECQEMSAHDPSIFQDEDGTFYVFSTHGLGARQVQIRKSEDLIHWQTLPCAIDSSELQEGKTYAGQPNTDVWAPDVIKGADGKYWLYYSMSRWGSSRSYIGLAKSDKVTGPYYHDSMVLTSSGGGGPNAIDPNVIKDPKTQKLYMVYGSFFGGIYIKELDAATGRAKDQDFGKKLVGGSGMAIEGPYIVYNREHDNYYLFVSYGSLSSDYNIRVARSAKIDGDYIDADGNLLGMMTHLNQNYGTKILGGYAFTNDPKNELNLGWMAPGHNSVIKANKDWFLAHHVRTYRYGEGPHIMHIRKMVFNEDGWPAVSPFRYAGQANNKYSLENLAGDYQLIFQGKDTVKEPKTAISVRLNQDGAVTGEITGTFSVWEDGKLSITIQQTCYKGFVEAAWDNDQKRNTLAVSLIGGGESILGRRV from the coding sequence ACTTATCCCCAAGACCCAAAATTTGTTGATTTTGACAAATTACTAGGCAAAAGCTATTTTGAATGTCAAGAGATGTCCGCGCATGACCCTTCTATCTTTCAAGACGAGGACGGGACATTTTATGTATTTTCGACTCACGGGCTCGGCGCGCGGCAAGTCCAGATCAGAAAGTCCGAAGACCTTATACATTGGCAGACGCTGCCTTGCGCGATTGATTCAAGCGAGTTGCAAGAGGGCAAAACTTATGCGGGGCAACCCAATACTGATGTTTGGGCGCCCGATGTGATAAAAGGCGCTGACGGAAAGTATTGGCTGTATTATTCTATGTCGAGATGGGGTAGCTCAAGATCATATATCGGGCTTGCCAAATCCGATAAAGTTACGGGTCCTTACTATCATGATTCTATGGTATTAACATCTTCAGGCGGCGGAGGGCCTAACGCGATTGACCCCAATGTTATCAAAGATCCCAAGACACAAAAGTTATATATGGTTTATGGCTCGTTTTTTGGCGGAATATACATAAAAGAACTGGACGCCGCTACAGGCCGGGCAAAAGACCAAGACTTTGGCAAAAAGCTGGTCGGCGGTTCAGGTATGGCGATAGAAGGGCCTTATATCGTATATAACCGCGAGCACGATAATTATTATTTATTTGTGTCATACGGAAGCTTGTCGTCCGATTATAATATTAGGGTCGCAAGAAGCGCGAAAATAGACGGCGATTATATTGACGCCGACGGGAATTTGCTTGGTATGATGACCCATCTTAACCAAAATTACGGCACAAAAATTTTGGGCGGATATGCCTTTACCAACGATCCCAAAAATGAATTAAACCTTGGCTGGATGGCGCCGGGGCATAATTCGGTCATCAAAGCCAATAAAGATTGGTTTTTGGCGCATCATGTCCGCACATATAGATATGGAGAAGGCCCCCATATTATGCATATAAGAAAAATGGTGTTTAACGAAGACGGATGGCCGGCTGTCTCGCCGTTTAGATACGCGGGTCAAGCAAATAATAAATACTCCTTGGAAAATCTCGCGGGCGACTACCAGCTGATTTTTCAAGGCAAAGACACCGTAAAAGAGCCCAAAACGGCAATTTCCGTCCGCCTTAACCAAGACGGCGCGGTTACGGGCGAAATAACGGGAACTTTTTCAGTTTGGGAAGACGGAAAACTTTCCATAACCATTCAGCAGACCTGCTATAAAGGTTTTGTTGAAGCGGCATGGGACAATGACCAAAAAAGAAATACGCTTGCTGTATCTTTGATAGGCGGCGGCGAATCTATACTTGGAAGAAGGGTCTAA